Below is a window of Humulus lupulus chromosome 9, drHumLupu1.1, whole genome shotgun sequence DNA.
ttcccATTTATCATATAATGTTTTGCAGACGATTATTGATGgagtctcttcttcttcttctcttggtGGTCATAACATCGCTCCATGAAAGTAGCTACGCAGAGAATACAAGACCTGTTGTGTGTTCTTCTTCATCACGTGGTAGTATCTCTAATATAAAATCTCCTTTCCGACTCACCACTGATCCATTGAGCTGTGGAGACTTAAGGTACAATCTTTCTTGTGAGAACAACATTACAGTCTTAAACTTGCCTATTCAACATGGATAcacaaataaatttaattatcaaAGATACTACGTACTGGCAATCAACTATAACAACTATACGATTCGAGTTGTTGATCCCAATTTTCACAAACTTCATCAAAACTACTCATCCTTCTTCACCAACAATACTTTGTCCTCTGGAGATTTAAGATTATATGATAGTTATGAAGCACGATTTGCTTTGGACATAGGAACATATAGTATTTTTCATGAAAAGTACCGAAAAGTTGCGAAAACTCTAGTGTTGGTTAACTGTGAAAGAGTAGTGAAGAATTTTTCGTACATTGATGCAACTCCTTGCATATTAAAGAGTAATAATAGCAGTTTTATTTGGTCTTATTATCTATTGGATATTGCTTAAATGAGTCCTTCTGAGTTGGAGGAGTCCTATTGGGTACAACAAGTGAGTCTCGTAGATGAAACAAGCTTTCAAGGATCCAAACCTTCCTGTTATGACATCAACAAGCAGCTAGCTCTAGGGTTTCAGCTTTCAAGGATTCGAAGCTTTGACAAAACAGAAGGGATTCGACAAATTTGTCGCCTCAACAAAAAGTCCAACAAAGTTAGCTGTAGTTATTATTTTTCTACATGCATATTTAGAGAAACGTTCAGACCAAATGAAAGAAATCAAAAGTGTGGTAAGGATATTACCAGCAATAATTGAGAATACTGTTTTGAACATATATATTAACAATACTGATttgttgcaatttttttttatgatgcaGACTCGTCCGAAATATTTTTGAGCAATGTTATGTTTTGCACAAAATGTAAGGGAAAATTATTGTTTAATCTAACATTTATAGTCCGAAATATATTTATAGTGTATGTGTTTTCCTAATCCTTTTatggttttctttttgtttctaaGCAGATTACTTATGCGATATAGGAAGGTACATATATATTGGTAAGGTTACATTTCATTCAGATATAGTTTTCAtatttattacttattgtttcatattttatttattttcccaGTCGGATTCTTGGTAGCAATAAGAACACTACCTGGATTTTCATGGACTGCTGCATCACATTTTTTCCTTTGTTATTTCCTATAATATTAACATTTGACCGTCTAATTAACAATTAAGTTGATTATAGAATTTTAAATAACATGACTTAGGGTAATAACATGATATGGAACATACatctaacttttttattttttataatgttgataataatgtttaggttaatattttgaCTGGTCTTGAAGCATTGGAtcggtagctaattgcaagaggtatgttgtatttcattttttttaattttcaatattttacaatcttgaatgataattgtattactttagtggagtttgaatatgttagatattcatccgtagtgaagtaggttctgagaattctgtgtgctgcggtgataacggaagattgagaacttgcatgtcttagtgaagtaggttctgagaattttgtgtgctgcggtgatatatggatgaaaacctgtgtgttgtttgatttgattgacatgttggtgttgaatgtgacagatggttaggctagtaaattaggggatatgttgtccgattttctatagatggtgacatgttggcttttctctttttcttctattttcagtGCAAGATGTGTATTTTACTATGTTTTAATTTTCATGTAATATGCTTTTTTTGTACCCTTTTTTATTCATTGTTTCCTCATGGAAGCCCAAGGCCTTTCTTTGTCTCTTTTGTAAAcaccaattttttatttaaattgtttTTAGCAAATTTATGATCATGAGTATCATCTAGAATGTGTTCAAGAGAGTCTATGAGTTTTAGTTAGCCTCTCGTGGTTGCTTAACTAACTTTGTTACAACAGCCATGTGATGGGTTGTTATTTCCGTTTTGGTTTCTTGAGCTTTATATAGTCTCTTGTGCACTAATGAGAACTAACTTTTTCTATCTTTTCTTTGCTTTTCTCTTGTGCACTAATGAGCTTTAtacgtacatatatatattaatttaaaaattaattcttttgtagaaaatattatatataaatatataattgacCTCAATGTATCAGGTCTTCTTCAATTTTGTTTCGTGCTAATTACAATATAGAACTAGAAGCAAGTTTTTTATTCATGCAAGTAAATTATCTTTTCTCCAATCTACATGATTTGGTGATCTTCAATATGTATGGGCTTTCAATTATTTAATTGCTTATGCAATATTTACACAAGAGAGTGTTGTTGAATAACTAATAGGCTAGTAAATTTTTCATGGTTCCATTTCATTGTGAAAATATTGTTGGATATCTCAATCTATCCTTTTTCTAAATTTGTGAATGACGGTAGAGGTTTGTCATGTCAAGCCCAACACTTTTATTTAATCTTGAACTTAAGACAAAATACggtaatcttttaggtattgagtgactcttatttcttttattgttatttgttcttACTTGCATCAATTTGCATTACTCTCGTGAATAtcaattcactactacaaaaaaggcttttctctgcggtttttttactcaatacactgcggttttcgagagtattgaaaagcgcagtgtattcgaccgcagagaaaagtgttatGTCCtatttctattgttatattaatagaatataacatcaagaaAAGAAACAGAGATATCAAATGCATTTCACGTTATATTTTgtcaagagagaaaaatagagaacttttgTTCTCTCTgttttgtgagaagaacactctctcaagTGATGAGATTCAAAGTGTgctcttgtgtatcctaccaaatagcatagatcCACATATCTCCTTCTCTTTGTGCAAGCCATAGCTAATATGGAAGATGATTGGTCAGGAGGCTAAGACGCTATTTGATCTACACATGTTCTACATCTACAAAAAggtatttgtatttttctttttattcagattcatgtcgAATGAGAAAGAactcattctagttatggttcctagagtgatttgTTCTTATGATTTAATAAGtgttattattgcattgaaatattatcccatgcttccgctacactgtcaatcacatgatcaaaaaccaacaggTGGAGCTGACATGCTTGACAGAGACAAGGAGAAGGGAAAGAAAGAGTAGGGGATGATCGGGAGagagaatatataaaaaaaattaattatatgtgttattgTTTTTACttgtgttttttatttatttatatcaaaatataatttaaatttaatttttaggAAGTTATATTTGGACCAATAAGGATAAAACATTTTATAACACAGGATAATCAGTTAATTCAAACATTAGAAAATTGTATTTATTCTAGTAATAAGAAAACTGTACACAACATATATAACACAACACAACAGAATATGTATTCTATTTGATTAAGGAATTAAAGACATACATAAAGTTACACTAATAACATGCATACACCGTACGTACGTATATATGCATGCGCATGTATAACAtcaatattattcatatatatatatatagtagtagCACTATATataacatagatatatatatatatttatatataaccaGATGGGCAAGGTTGCATAATCCGAAACCTGCTGGTCCAATACATATTATATTCATAATCAGAAACCACCTGGTCATCCAACCGCTCCAACACATAGACATCCAGGTTGTATATTTGTAGTAGAATTTTCCTTTTATATTAATCCTGCATATGTTTTAATCTCAATCAGATCAGATTGGTAATATTTTATTAATGCTTAATCTATCTAATTATAAACCTACATAAAAACCCATGAGCTATTTTACGAGACTACAAGACTGGTGAAGGTGAGTGTTTTGTTTCCTCCCTTTTTATTCAATTCAATCCAATTCAATTCAATTTCAATTTCAGTTTTTGTTTCATTTTGATTCATTTCAATTCAATTCATTTTCAGGTGGGACCTTTGCTCTTTACTCACTGCTTTGCCGCCATGCTAAGTTTAGTTTGCTTCCCAACCAGCAAGCAGCTGATGAAGAGCTCACTGCCTATAAATATGGTCCATCTTCTCAGCATGCTAGTTCCTCTCCCTTGAAGAGATTTTTGGAGAAGCATAAAAGGTTAAGGACTGCCCTTTTAGTTGTTGTGCTGTTTGGAGATTGCATGGTCATTGGTGATGGTGTCCTTACTCCTGCTATCTCAGGTCAATTTTCTAATTGCTTATTTTTCTTCATATGTAACTACTGGTACTATTATTTCCTTGTCTCTATTTAAtatctttgtaaaaaaaaaaaattgcagttCTATCTTCGGTTTCGGGGCTTGAAGTTACAGAAAAGAAATTAACTAGTGGTAAGTTGTCATGTTTTGCTATattcacctaacgcgccgg
It encodes the following:
- the LOC133801861 gene encoding uncharacterized protein LOC133801861; this translates as MSPSELEESYWVQQVSLVDETSFQGSKPSCYDINKQLALGFQLSRIRSFDKTEGIRQICRLNKKSNKVSCSYYFSTCIFRETFRPNERNQKCDSSEIFLSNVMFCTKYYLCDIGRYIYIG
- the LOC133802057 gene encoding potassium transporter 4-like, translated to MIGQEAKTLFDLHMFYIYKKFLFHFDSFQFNSFSGGTFALYSLLCRHAKFSLLPNQQAADEELTAYKYGPSSQHASSSPLKRFLEKHKRLRTALLVVVLFGDCMVIGDGVLTPAISVLSSVSGLEVTEKKLTSGKLSCFAIFT